The Triplophysa dalaica isolate WHDGS20190420 chromosome 18, ASM1584641v1, whole genome shotgun sequence genome includes the window TACGCCTACCTCTGACTAGGCGCTATATTTAAGGTTAGTTCGACTTGATGTAGCGCCACTAGACCCGACAGGTGCATGACATCAAAATACCACGAGAGCGATTCGAAACCAAACTTTTTTTATGGTtttcgaatcgctctcgcggtacttgaTGTTATCCGCCTATCGGAGCTTGCAGCGCCGCATCAAGTCTAACCAGCATAAAGCCTATTGTCTCAGACCCCTTGGTGGTGCAACAGGTATAAATTCGACACTGTACTACTAGATTCACGACTGGGTGTACGTCCAGCTAGTGCAGCCGGCCCTGGGACTTGAAATTCCATATAAAACGGCTCCAGACTTTCTGCTCCCCGTCTTTCAGCGATTCTTCAATCCGCCGACCGCGGCGACGCAGAGCGAGGATCATAGGACAACACCAGGTGTGTGTTTTTCCGTAGATTTTTATAATATCTGCATCTGTGCAATTCTTTGTCATAAATACAGTTTACAAAACGTCACGGGGGAGTAATCGGTTTACTGTAAGTTTTCGTTGCGTTTATCTCGGTTTCCTCAGGCGAAAATGAAGCCCTTAACAAATACTCTATGAAGAACGTATAGTCtactttataaaaaacaatcaagTTGTTGCTGTTTTTCCGCTTaaatttcaatataaaacatgttacGGTGTTGTTATTACTAGCTAGCAATGTTTATTCAAAGATTCTCTATTTGTTTAGAATGCGCGGCAAAGGTCTCACACAATGCCGTAGTCAGCGGCTATTTGCGGATTGGTTGGCAGATTTTTAacgaaaataattaaaaattacattttaaataaacaaatatagtAAGTAAACAACAATAGCCtaatttcaagatttttttatcaggactataaaaattaattatttttaggaGTGCCAGCTACCGTTGTAGTGGCACCGGTGTTAAGAGATCTTTGTTTTCCGAGATTTTCAGTTTCACTGGGCGGAGCTAGTATGGACATTCATGAGCTTCCTGAGCATGTGTGTGAAATTTAAAATCTCAGACTTTAGTTTCTGCACGCAGCACGTCCAATGAATTATTTCGAGAAGGTAATTCGTTTTAACAAACAAAGATACGCCTAAAACCATAGTGTTAACTAAAACATTTACCCTTTCTAGTTTCTAATGATTAGTCTGTGCATTTTGCCTTCTAACTGAATGTTTATAGCTGTTTCGTGTAAGCTCGTGTcagtttcatttgtttgtccTTCTGAATAGTAATATTACTCCCAAAATAATGCAAGTGCAACTAAATCATTTTGTCTGGTAACGCATGCGTACTATAAAAGGTTGCTCAAAACAATTGCAGTTAAAACGTCTGTGCTTATCTTTTTGTAATAAACCGTTAGAAATGCAGAAACTGAAAAGCCTGACCTTTTCAGTTCCACCCGCATACGGGGAAGCTCATACATATTCATGTCAAAAATCTCGTAACACCTGTTCCGGGCCGCTAGACCTGATTTCGCCAAGTGGttgacatattttgttgacctaaggacaacatttttataaataaggcgacctaaacccacaccaaaccctcTACCCTGATCATAACTTACCTCTAAAATCAGAGGAAAAtaataagtgaaaaacaatggtcttcTAGATCAttggtcaccaaccctgctcctaGAGATCGAACGTCCTGCAGACTGTAGCTCCAACCCTCCCtcagcacacctgtctgtaattatcaagcaaacctgaacaccttgattagatagttcaggtgtgtttgattggggttagagctgaaatcttcaggacggtcgatctcaaggagcagggttggtgaccactggtCTAGATGAATCTAATCCCGGTTGGAcgattcaatttaaaataaactgtaaatgtattcCGGAAATCTgattgtttgatttaaatgttgttgtcCCGgtgtcaacatgatgttgtcctgaggatatcagccacttggcaaaaacaggagagccgttCCGCGACGGCTAAGCCACAGACACAATTGAACAATACAATTGAATATATGCTTAGACGGGCAATGAAAGGAAATACCTGTGTATCATCGCTCTGAAACGcaaggtgtgctctgattggccagttaaaaagtatgtagtgattggtggaatactgcaagcgtgtgacggaaatgttacgcctcttaccatatttggaacatcaggttcctcttcaattgtactgacaggtacacccaccctacttgcatatacatttgggcggtcttagtcaaatcagaccaccaactgactTAGATATGTGGGGGTGTGGGTTCACGAGACGTTATGggcaggtctggatgagcattcgcttttgttccgaaaatacaattaaaaatactCCAATTATGATTGTTCTAGACTTCCATGCACACGGTTCCTTCCTTGAAACCGTTGCCGTAACCAATTCAAATGCAGAATGGAAAACTTTGTATAGTGTAACAAATATTCATTGATTGTTCTGCTTCAATGCTACGTTTTCATCTCTACACAACATATATATGAAGGCTAAGAATGTATCGTAATGGAGAAAACAATCTTTAGTACTCAAGAATGCAGAATGGTGATGTAAAGTTGCCATGTATATATATCATGTCATGATTTTGTCGTCAAACAGTAAATTGAAGATGAATCATATCATTAACACGACCGTTCGGGACGAGTCACACCGTTAAgttttatacaaaacaaaatgtacaaattttactagcattttaattttataatcaGACACACCTATGACAAACATAAACCTGAATTCAAGTTAAAACTGGCTCTTATTCCTGACTTTTAAGGATAAGATAATAAATAAGTTGCAGACACTTCTGTGGATCTGTATGTAACAATCCATATTACAAACACACTTGtcaaactttcattaaaattcttgaaatgtatacagttatTACTTGCACCTTTTGTGTACATTGAAGTTGAGAGATAttgtgatgacatcactgaGCGGTGAACAGTGATTGTTCTGAAGCATACATGGGTGATGGGAAGACCTCCAGGGGTTTAGAATACAAATCTAAAGCAGAAGTCaattttaaagcatgttttgtaCCTATATTCTTCTGTCTCTATACATCTAGCCACATCCTGAAAGCGACACATGCTGGCTTTACACGCTACACAGAGCTGGATACTTCAGTTTCACTCCTCCTTTAGAGCTTTTAAGAGAGGTGAGAAGTTACATTAACTACATAACTACCAGATTCTTATCTTATTGCGtatgaattaaaacatttaaaaactactGAAGCCTATTTGACTGTGGCAACTTTCACCCCACATGCATTTCTTAtcagttattttttattctttgaaatACAGATCCAAAGCCTTCTTCAAATCGACCTGTTTAAATCCAAGAATGTCAAGCACAAGTTCAACTAGAACTCTATTTGGCCATCTGACTGGTATAGTGGCTATTGCCGGTCTCGTCTCTCTGACTCTCTTGTATTTCTGGACTTCATTTCTGACCAACTGTCCACCTCAACTTCCTCAATTTAAACAACTCTCAGATGGACAACATGAAGAGAAGAACAACTCAATTGCTGAAGAAACAGTGGAGAAACCTGTACTTTTGTTATGGGTCTGGCCTCAAAATTACAGATTTGATCTGAGCGACTGTAAAACCATTTACAATATTGATGGCTGTCACCTGACGGACGATAGAGCTCTCTACAGCAGTTCAGACGCAGTCCTTGTTTTTCACAAGGCTATTAGTTGGGACCTGTCCACCCTTCCACCATCTCCTCGTCCCTCGTTCCAAAAGTGGATCTGGCTTAATGTAGAATCGCCAACAAACACGCAGAAAATTCCAGGGATTGAAAACCTCTTTAATCTGACTCTCAGTTATAGAGAGGACGCTGACATTCCTGTGCGGTTGAGACTGACAGGCAACAAAACTCCAAATGAGGATTTTAAAATTCCCAAAAAGGACAAACTGGTCTGTTGGATCGTAAGTAATAATGCTGCCCATACAGGTGTCGGCAGGAGGAACGCTTACTACAATGAACTTAAAAAGCATGTCAATATACACATGTTTGGAAGCGCTTATGCTGGAAGACTAGCTGAAAAAGACTATTATCCCACCATAGCCAGCTGCAAATTTTATCTGTCTTTTGAGAATTCCATCCACAAGGACTACATCACAGAAAAGTTCAATGGACCTCTGTCAGCAGGTACTGTACCTGTGGTGCTGGGACCTCCCAGAAAGAACTATGAGAGGTTTGCACCGCATGATGCCTTCATTCACGTGGACGACTTCCCAGACGCAAAGTCACTGGCAGAATATCTGACGCAGCTGGACAGAGATGAAGATGCGTATCGCAGGTACTTTAACTGGAGGAGACATTGCTCAGCAAGACCTCATTTAATAGTACAGAATCAAGAGTTTGTTCTGGCCATTTGCACGGCCTGCGATCATGTAGCGAGACACAAGGAATATCAAGAAGCTCATGATATCTATGAATGGTTTTTTAACTAAAGTATGCTTTGTGATGTCAACTTTATTGTTACACCACCACAGTGTGAGAGTAGTGGTAGGTGAAAACTTTTGGTCCGTAATTCAGACATTGTACAAACAATCGGGGCCGAAGATAATGAATTCTAGGTTCCCTGAAAAATTATTGATATGGACCCCCACTGCCTTCCAAATAATAGATGGACATTTTATATCATATCACTTTGACGTAGTCTATCTACATCAGAACAACAGAATAtgataatgttgttttaaaccctttttttacagttcaatgtttataatgttaaatgaaTTTATGAAACATTGTTGTGAATAAATGCATGAAGACTTTTTAAGAAACTTATAAAGGAATAATAAAAGACAATGCTTTAttgaattataataaataaaacagttgtAAAAATGACCAGCGGTTCTGTATAATAGTCTTTTCAATCAGTCTGTTACCAAATAACTGAAGTCAATGATGGGGTAACACACaaaggcccacagcgcagccaatcttgacacaGCGTTGCCAATCTTGATAATTCTTCCTATCGCTCGTCGGTTGGCGCGTGGgcaggctatttctttcgccttgccatTGGCGTGCTATTCCACGTATAGTCAAAATGCGTGAAATAGCATGTCACCCCAtctttaacattaaaaatggaaaagaatGCAGTCCTGTGAATAAATAGAGCACTTAAATGTTTCTGAAGTCTTGGGGTTTGATGGAAATAATGTAGCATTGCATAATATATAATGACATAAACCCAATAAATGTATCTATACAAAAGCCCACAAAAAATATTGTGCAGAGCCCTTCTTAAATTCGCTGGTCCAAGCggaattaaattaataaagaacTAAATTAATAATTCAATTAAGAGTTTAATTAAGAGTGTATTAAACAATGAATTTAATTAAGACTCCAAATGAgtgttaatgtgttttaaagacAATTTAGCCCAATCCATGACCCTCGGGTCTCGGGTCTAGCA containing:
- the LOC130407251 gene encoding 4-galactosyl-N-acetylglucosaminide 3-alpha-L-fucosyltransferase 9-like, with the protein product MSSTSSTRTLFGHLTGIVAIAGLVSLTLLYFWTSFLTNCPPQLPQFKQLSDGQHEEKNNSIAEETVEKPVLLLWVWPQNYRFDLSDCKTIYNIDGCHLTDDRALYSSSDAVLVFHKAISWDLSTLPPSPRPSFQKWIWLNVESPTNTQKIPGIENLFNLTLSYREDADIPVRLRLTGNKTPNEDFKIPKKDKLVCWIVSNNAAHTGVGRRNAYYNELKKHVNIHMFGSAYAGRLAEKDYYPTIASCKFYLSFENSIHKDYITEKFNGPLSAGTVPVVLGPPRKNYERFAPHDAFIHVDDFPDAKSLAEYLTQLDRDEDAYRRYFNWRRHCSARPHLIVQNQEFVLAICTACDHVARHKEYQEAHDIYEWFFN